One stretch of Saccharomonospora xinjiangensis XJ-54 DNA includes these proteins:
- a CDS encoding thiamine ABC transporter substrate-binding protein: MGQRSGQWSTSLRAAIALFSAGALTAGCTVIGAEDEPEEGPVTVTLVTHQSWAVPQEVVDAFEQRANIRVEIRKEGDAGELTNKLVLTKDNPIADVAYGVDSTFASRALTEGVFQPYTSPEADRGPQRYALDPQQRLSAIDVGDVCVNIDTEWFAANDVPEPTSLDALTEPEYKDLVVVPSPATSSPGLAFLFATVSKYGEDGWKEYWGDLADNGVKVVSGWTEAYTQDFSGSSGEGDRPIVLSYASSPAAEIRPDGTTSTKALLDTCYRQVEYAGVLEGTKHPDEAGKVIDFLLSHEFQSTVAANMYVYPTREGVALPEGWAQAAPLPREPISLPGEQVEANREQWIGEWRSLLEG; this comes from the coding sequence ATGGGCCAGAGGTCGGGCCAGTGGTCAACGTCGTTGCGCGCGGCGATCGCGTTGTTCTCGGCCGGGGCGCTGACGGCCGGATGCACGGTCATCGGTGCTGAGGACGAGCCCGAGGAAGGGCCGGTGACGGTCACCCTCGTCACCCACCAGTCGTGGGCCGTCCCGCAAGAGGTGGTCGATGCCTTCGAACAGCGGGCGAACATCCGCGTCGAGATCCGCAAGGAAGGCGATGCGGGGGAGCTGACCAACAAGCTCGTGCTCACCAAGGACAACCCCATCGCCGACGTCGCGTACGGAGTCGATTCGACGTTCGCTTCCCGCGCGCTCACGGAGGGTGTGTTCCAGCCGTACACCTCACCCGAGGCGGACCGGGGCCCGCAGCGTTACGCCCTCGACCCGCAGCAGCGGCTGTCGGCCATCGATGTCGGCGATGTCTGCGTCAACATCGACACGGAGTGGTTCGCCGCCAACGACGTGCCCGAGCCGACGAGTCTCGACGCTCTGACCGAGCCGGAGTACAAGGACCTTGTCGTGGTGCCGAGCCCGGCCACGTCGTCGCCAGGGTTGGCCTTCCTGTTCGCGACCGTGTCGAAATACGGTGAGGACGGCTGGAAGGAGTACTGGGGCGACCTTGCCGACAACGGAGTGAAGGTCGTCAGCGGATGGACCGAGGCATACACCCAGGATTTCTCGGGGTCCTCGGGTGAGGGCGACCGGCCGATCGTGCTGTCGTACGCGTCCTCTCCCGCCGCCGAGATCCGGCCGGACGGCACCACCAGCACCAAGGCACTGCTCGACACCTGCTATCGGCAAGTGGAGTACGCGGGCGTGCTCGAAGGCACGAAACACCCCGACGAGGCGGGAAAGGTGATCGACTTCCTGCTCTCGCACGAGTTCCAGTCCACCGTCGCCGCGAACATGTACGTGTATCCGACCAGGGAGGGCGTCGCGCTCCCCGAGGGGTGGGCGCAGGCTGCGCCGTTGCCGCGTGAGCCCATCTCGCTGCCCGGTGAACAAGTGGAGGCCAACCGGGAGCAGTGGATCGGGGAATGGCGCTCACTGCTGGAGGGCTGA
- a CDS encoding ABC transporter permease yields MTEFDRPQPDASTTNVEGPLWTAEPVARDRVPVGRLLRSELSLIYRRPRNLVLLGILAAIPVIMGIALAVIEKPTGGPDGEGRNVALLTTAAGNALVLPVAALVVSLTLMLPLVAAMSGADAIAGEQASGTLRGLLLAPVGRGRVLLVKAVGVAMLTSTAAVLMAVSGIVTGLVFNGTDALFTFSGTTESLPGAVWRVLLASAWVAVQLWAVGAVALAVSTVTEHPIVVLVSVVGGVLLFSILSALEALSWLHPFLLNTSWESVVDVLRDPIPLDALGEGIVRAGCYIVIALSLATARMLTKDS; encoded by the coding sequence GTGACCGAATTCGACCGACCACAGCCCGATGCGTCCACCACGAACGTCGAGGGGCCACTGTGGACTGCCGAACCCGTTGCACGCGATCGCGTGCCGGTGGGCAGACTGCTCCGCTCAGAACTCTCCCTGATCTACCGCAGGCCCCGGAATCTCGTCCTTCTCGGCATCCTCGCGGCGATCCCGGTGATCATGGGAATCGCACTGGCGGTCATCGAGAAGCCGACAGGTGGACCTGACGGTGAGGGCCGGAACGTCGCGCTGCTGACCACGGCAGCCGGCAACGCGCTGGTGTTGCCGGTCGCCGCGTTGGTCGTGTCGCTCACTTTGATGTTGCCACTCGTGGCGGCGATGTCGGGTGCCGACGCCATAGCGGGTGAGCAGGCGAGTGGAACTCTGCGTGGCTTGCTGCTGGCACCTGTCGGACGAGGGCGGGTGTTGTTGGTCAAGGCCGTCGGCGTCGCGATGCTCACGTCCACGGCGGCCGTGCTCATGGCGGTGAGCGGCATCGTCACCGGGCTGGTTTTCAATGGCACCGATGCCTTGTTCACCTTCTCGGGCACGACGGAGTCCTTGCCGGGTGCCGTCTGGCGAGTGTTACTCGCCTCGGCATGGGTTGCGGTGCAGCTATGGGCGGTGGGAGCCGTGGCGCTGGCAGTCTCCACCGTCACCGAGCATCCCATCGTTGTACTGGTGTCGGTCGTCGGCGGGGTGCTGCTCTTCTCCATACTCAGCGCGCTCGAAGCGCTGTCGTGGCTCCATCCGTTCCTGCTCAACACGTCGTGGGAATCCGTGGTGGACGTCCTGCGAGACCCGATCCCACTGGATGCGCTCGGCGAAGGCATCGTCCGCGCGGGCTGCTACATCGTGATCGCGCTGTCACTCGCGACAGCCCGAATGCTCACCAAGGACAGCTGA
- a CDS encoding 4a-hydroxytetrahydrobiopterin dehydratase: MTELLSDQGIDEALRELPAWRRVGDAIERETELASFPEAIEVVNRVAELAEAANHHPDIDIRWRTVILRLSTHSHGGVTDKDIALAREVERVFPSV, encoded by the coding sequence ATGACGGAGCTACTCAGTGACCAAGGCATCGACGAGGCCCTGCGCGAGCTGCCCGCGTGGCGGCGCGTCGGCGACGCGATCGAGCGCGAGACCGAGCTGGCGAGTTTTCCGGAAGCGATCGAGGTGGTGAACCGGGTCGCCGAGCTGGCCGAGGCGGCAAACCATCATCCGGACATCGACATCCGTTGGCGCACGGTCATTCTCCGCTTGAGCACCCATTCCCACGGCGGAGTCACCGACAAGGACATCGCTCTTGCACGGGAGGTCGAAAGAGTGTTCCCGAGCGTATGA
- a CDS encoding ABC transporter ATP-binding protein has translation MLTVSGVSVRYGDVVAVRDAELEIADGEVLALLGPSGSGKSTLLRTIAGLEPAAGGRVCWDGDDLAGVPVHRRNFGLVFQDGQLFPHRDVAGNIAFGLRMRGMDRVARQERVRTLLDLVGLSGYERRKITELSGGEAQRVALARALAPQPRLLLLDEPLSGLDAELREQLAIEVTELLRRTKTTTLLVTHDQEEAFTLADRIAVLDNGVIRQVGDVLDVWRRPVDERIARFLGVTTFLHGRADHGRLRCVLGEVSLPWCGTGDVLIGLRPNAVRAEELDRASEAAPPSGSLRGEVLARVHRRDHVRLVVKPDGDLSEVAAVAAMTSRAVAGDRVVLTLDADGIATVGL, from the coding sequence ATGTTGACCGTCTCCGGTGTGTCCGTCCGTTACGGCGACGTGGTCGCGGTTCGTGATGCCGAACTCGAGATCGCCGATGGTGAGGTTCTCGCGTTGCTCGGGCCATCGGGGTCGGGCAAATCGACTCTGCTGCGTACGATCGCGGGTCTGGAACCTGCCGCGGGCGGCCGGGTGTGCTGGGATGGTGACGATCTCGCCGGGGTGCCTGTCCACCGCCGCAACTTCGGGCTGGTTTTCCAGGACGGTCAGCTTTTCCCGCATCGGGATGTGGCAGGCAATATCGCATTCGGTCTGCGCATGCGTGGCATGGATCGTGTGGCCAGGCAGGAGCGGGTGCGCACACTGCTCGATCTGGTCGGCCTCAGTGGATACGAGCGCCGCAAGATCACGGAACTCTCCGGAGGGGAGGCACAGCGGGTCGCACTGGCTCGGGCACTCGCTCCGCAGCCCCGGTTGCTGTTGCTCGACGAACCGCTGTCCGGACTCGACGCGGAGTTGCGCGAACAGCTCGCGATCGAGGTGACCGAACTGCTGCGACGCACCAAAACCACAACGCTTCTCGTCACGCACGACCAGGAAGAGGCGTTCACACTGGCCGACCGGATCGCGGTGCTCGACAACGGCGTGATCCGGCAGGTGGGCGATGTGCTCGACGTGTGGCGCAGGCCGGTGGACGAACGGATCGCCCGGTTTCTCGGCGTGACCACGTTCCTGCACGGACGGGCCGACCACGGTCGGTTGCGGTGCGTGTTGGGTGAGGTTTCACTCCCCTGGTGTGGCACCGGCGATGTGCTGATCGGGCTGCGGCCCAATGCTGTGCGGGCAGAGGAACTCGACCGGGCCTCCGAAGCCGCGCCACCGTCCGGTTCGCTGCGGGGCGAAGTGCTCGCTCGGGTACACCGCCGTGATCACGTTCGGCTCGTGGTGAAACCTGACGGCGATCTCTCCGAGGTGGCCGCGGTCGCGGCGATGACCAGCAGGGCGGTAGCCGGTGATCGGGTTGTCCTCACCCTGGACGCGGACGGCATTGCCACGGTGGGGCTGTGA
- a CDS encoding phosphotransferase, with amino-acid sequence MPTPSRTSDLHLLLGSSARELVAAVLGASPFPAAEVRSVRPMSVTVQPSGAALVRYAVELGMPDATVVRETLVAATGSLLPRGAAVVEGDIDARQIAVGLWRWPNDPALPALPRLLDPHRLRSLLASADVSGEHPPIVRVLSYRPTRRAVLEITTGEQRLFAKVVTPSQLPGLRDRHDLLVQCLPVPRLLITTDDGLALMPALPGSSARTALRLRDPLPGPAMLEDVLDRLPAALTGLPRRSDHRRSAHHYGAVLAMTVPEEGHRVTTLADAIADADVGEHPIVPTHGDFYEHQLLTSGGQVTGLLDIDTAGPGHRLDDWANLLAHLSVTGTPQARRWRSEILWHVRDRFRMDDLCPRVASTLLGLATGPFRTQRAGWRERTRQRIDLAEHWLTSP; translated from the coding sequence GTGCCCACTCCTTCTCGAACCTCTGACCTGCACCTTTTGCTCGGCTCGTCCGCGAGGGAGCTCGTCGCCGCCGTGCTCGGTGCCTCCCCTTTCCCGGCTGCCGAGGTCCGGTCGGTGCGGCCCATGTCGGTGACCGTGCAGCCTTCCGGTGCCGCGCTCGTCCGATACGCCGTCGAGTTGGGCATGCCTGACGCGACCGTCGTGCGGGAGACACTTGTGGCGGCGACAGGCTCTCTGCTGCCCCGAGGTGCGGCCGTGGTGGAGGGTGATATCGACGCCAGGCAGATCGCGGTGGGCCTGTGGCGGTGGCCGAACGACCCCGCGCTTCCCGCACTGCCGCGGCTTCTCGACCCGCACCGCCTGAGAAGCCTGCTCGCGTCGGCCGACGTATCCGGGGAGCATCCGCCGATCGTCCGGGTGCTGTCGTACCGGCCGACGCGGCGGGCGGTGCTGGAGATCACGACGGGGGAACAGCGGCTGTTCGCGAAGGTCGTCACCCCGTCGCAACTGCCGGGGCTTCGCGACCGCCACGATCTGCTTGTGCAGTGCCTGCCTGTGCCTCGCTTGCTGATCACCACCGACGACGGGCTCGCGCTCATGCCCGCTCTGCCCGGCTCCTCGGCTCGCACCGCATTGCGCCTGCGCGATCCGCTGCCAGGCCCTGCCATGTTGGAGGACGTACTCGACCGCCTTCCTGCGGCTCTCACGGGCCTGCCGCGCCGATCCGATCACCGGCGGAGTGCCCACCACTACGGGGCCGTCCTTGCCATGACAGTTCCGGAGGAAGGCCATCGCGTCACCACTCTCGCCGACGCGATCGCCGACGCCGATGTCGGTGAGCATCCCATCGTGCCGACGCACGGTGACTTCTACGAACATCAACTCCTGACAAGCGGCGGCCAGGTGACAGGTCTGCTCGACATCGACACGGCGGGCCCTGGGCATCGACTCGACGACTGGGCGAACCTGCTGGCCCATCTGTCGGTCACCGGAACCCCACAGGCTCGCCGATGGAGAAGCGAGATCCTGTGGCACGTTCGAGACCGTTTCCGCATGGACGACCTGTGCCCGCGAGTGGCGTCCACATTGCTTGGCCTGGCCACCGGCCCTTTCCGCACACAGCGAGCCGGTTGGCGGGAGCGCACCCGGCAACGCATCGATCTGGCCGAGCACTGGCTCACCTCACCATGA
- a CDS encoding ABC transporter ATP-binding protein has translation MTTLDGRVGAFDDGPEASPPPTGAIAASARGLRKVYGRTVAVEHVDLDIPEGAVLGMLGPNGSGKTTTIRMLLGLSRPTEGIATVLGHAVPEHAGKALPDVGALVEGPGFHSFLSGRDNLLRLAAAEPRLARQDIPRAVETALERVGLSGAAGRRYRGYSLGMKQRLGLAGALLAPRKLVVLDEPTNGLDPAGTRDVRALIAELHAAGVTVLVSSHLLAEVEATCTHVAVLNHGTVVAQGELAELLDSGTPAVIVSTPDSEKALKALRQARIVARPAPGGVRVDVTTTTPPEVVATLVRADVAVYEVHKDRTGLEDLFARLTQGADPEERP, from the coding sequence GTGACAACGCTCGATGGCAGGGTGGGCGCTTTCGACGACGGGCCGGAAGCGTCCCCTCCTCCGACAGGGGCGATCGCCGCGTCCGCCCGGGGCCTTCGCAAGGTCTACGGGCGGACGGTGGCGGTCGAGCACGTCGATCTCGACATCCCCGAGGGTGCGGTGCTGGGAATGCTGGGCCCCAACGGTTCCGGAAAAACCACAACGATCCGCATGCTGCTGGGGCTCAGCAGGCCGACGGAAGGTATCGCGACCGTGCTGGGCCACGCCGTCCCAGAGCATGCCGGGAAAGCACTTCCGGACGTCGGAGCACTCGTGGAGGGTCCCGGGTTCCATTCGTTCCTCTCAGGACGCGACAACCTGCTGCGTCTTGCCGCTGCCGAGCCACGCCTGGCCAGGCAGGACATTCCCCGTGCCGTCGAGACAGCTCTGGAACGGGTCGGTCTGTCTGGTGCGGCCGGTCGGCGCTATCGCGGCTACTCGCTCGGTATGAAGCAGCGACTGGGACTGGCTGGTGCGCTACTGGCACCCCGCAAGCTCGTCGTGCTCGACGAACCCACGAACGGCCTCGATCCGGCAGGAACTCGCGACGTACGAGCGTTGATCGCCGAGCTGCACGCCGCAGGCGTCACCGTGCTGGTGTCGTCTCACCTGCTCGCCGAGGTCGAGGCCACGTGCACCCATGTTGCCGTGCTCAATCACGGCACCGTGGTCGCGCAAGGAGAACTCGCCGAGCTGCTCGACTCGGGTACCCCTGCCGTCATCGTGTCCACACCCGACTCCGAGAAGGCGCTGAAAGCTCTGCGGCAGGCCCGGATCGTCGCTCGGCCCGCGCCAGGCGGGGTGCGCGTGGATGTGACGACCACGACCCCGCCCGAGGTGGTCGCGACACTCGTGCGCGCCGACGTTGCCGTCTACGAGGTCCACAAGGACAGAACCGGCCTCGAGGACCTGTTCGCCCGGCTGACCCAGGGAGCAGATCCGGAGGAGCGACCGTGA
- a CDS encoding sensor histidine kinase, whose product MNRASHRWWGRRGLRFRITLIVTAVALVPLFGLALLAGRTLGPLLVDSVDGELDAVLTAANAAVTAGRTPHEVPGIDVRVLDTAGAPIDGRKRPRLGSEDVADLKAGLPVSVESDAGGADVVQPWRWLGSVVTAPDGAQRLVAVGAPLVGVADTVEDGARWLLVAAGVGALIATVATWAGVRAALRPVTRMRGAARHLPQGARLPLPAADDELRALAADFNALLARQEEAVERLRRFTGDAAHELRSPVATIRVQAEVAVTNPDPELAHETLRDILDEAERLTALLDNLLALARADAGELPGAEPVEVTTIVRDVVARASPGGPQLPRVRISAVARQAWASATHAEVELVLDNLLRNACAHAASEVVVSVPASRSFVRVVVDDDGPGVPVEHRSRVFDRFYRVADDRARTSGGTGLGLAMVAELVRRRGGQVAVGESPDGGARFEVSWRRHAG is encoded by the coding sequence GTGAACAGGGCTTCTCACCGGTGGTGGGGTCGCCGTGGCCTCCGGTTCCGGATCACGTTGATCGTCACGGCCGTGGCTCTGGTGCCGCTGTTCGGGCTCGCGCTCCTCGCGGGCCGGACGCTCGGTCCGCTACTGGTGGATTCGGTTGACGGCGAGCTCGATGCCGTGCTGACAGCGGCGAACGCCGCTGTCACCGCAGGCAGGACACCGCACGAGGTACCGGGCATCGACGTGCGGGTGCTCGACACGGCAGGCGCTCCGATCGACGGGAGGAAACGGCCCCGGCTCGGCAGCGAGGACGTCGCAGACCTGAAGGCGGGGTTGCCTGTCAGCGTCGAGAGTGACGCCGGGGGAGCTGACGTTGTTCAGCCGTGGCGCTGGCTCGGTTCCGTGGTCACGGCTCCGGACGGCGCCCAGCGCCTCGTCGCGGTGGGCGCGCCGCTCGTGGGTGTCGCGGACACGGTGGAGGACGGAGCGCGCTGGTTGCTGGTCGCCGCCGGGGTCGGAGCCTTGATCGCCACGGTCGCCACGTGGGCCGGTGTGCGAGCGGCACTGCGTCCGGTGACCCGCATGCGAGGTGCCGCGCGGCACCTGCCTCAGGGCGCGCGGCTTCCATTGCCTGCTGCTGACGACGAGCTGCGCGCGCTGGCCGCCGATTTCAACGCCTTGCTCGCCCGCCAGGAGGAGGCCGTGGAGCGGCTCCGCCGGTTCACGGGAGACGCGGCGCACGAGCTGCGCTCGCCGGTGGCGACGATCCGTGTGCAGGCCGAGGTGGCGGTCACGAACCCTGATCCGGAGCTGGCTCATGAGACGCTGCGTGACATTCTCGACGAGGCGGAGCGCCTCACAGCATTGCTGGACAACCTGCTCGCACTCGCCCGCGCGGATGCCGGTGAACTACCTGGAGCGGAGCCGGTGGAGGTCACCACGATCGTCAGGGATGTCGTCGCAAGGGCGAGCCCTGGCGGGCCTCAGCTCCCTCGGGTGCGCATCAGCGCCGTGGCGAGGCAGGCCTGGGCTTCCGCCACCCATGCGGAGGTGGAACTCGTGCTGGACAACCTCCTGCGCAACGCGTGCGCCCACGCTGCGAGCGAGGTGGTGGTTTCCGTGCCTGCGTCGCGGTCGTTCGTGCGGGTGGTGGTGGACGACGACGGCCCAGGGGTTCCGGTCGAACACCGGTCGCGGGTCTTCGACAGGTTCTACCGTGTCGCCGACGACCGCGCGCGCACCTCGGGCGGTACAGGGCTCGGCCTGGCGATGGTGGCCGAGCTGGTGCGAAGGAGAGGCGGGCAGGTGGCTGTGGGGGAGTCGCCGGACGGAGGCGCGAGGTTCGAGGTGTCGTGGCGTCGCCACGCGGGGTAG
- a CDS encoding LolA family protein has protein sequence MKPVNPRRRAAVIAVSGTALGAAGLGVLAVPAGAGEAPELPAVEPLALVESVLRSDAPALSGSITVDNELGLPKIDGMSAVTAESGRVYFDGEGRARLALELHGGEYTVVSDGTQVWSYDSEENIATRLSLPDHADMESPHGAVPSDPATMAKRLVEFAGKASTVSVDGTATVAGRAAYELVLTPKPTEKTLLREARIAVDAENRLPLRVSVFTHGTAEPVVSLGFTEIDFGGQAPDLFSFTPPAGAEVADIEPRARNRGEKPFDDAHVVGEGWDSVMVARVTADTRSELADARTHDLLSRIGTRVNGEYGEGYLVKTRAVTALLTDDGRIAVGAVPEKVLSDALSRSGR, from the coding sequence GTGAAACCCGTCAATCCGAGAAGAAGAGCAGCTGTCATCGCCGTGTCAGGCACGGCACTGGGAGCTGCCGGGCTCGGGGTACTGGCCGTGCCGGCCGGTGCGGGAGAGGCACCCGAACTCCCCGCCGTGGAACCGCTGGCTCTGGTCGAGTCGGTGCTTCGGTCCGACGCCCCTGCCCTGTCCGGGTCGATCACCGTGGACAACGAGCTCGGTCTGCCGAAGATCGACGGGATGTCAGCCGTCACAGCCGAGTCGGGACGGGTGTATTTCGACGGCGAAGGTCGCGCCCGGCTCGCGCTCGAACTCCACGGAGGTGAGTACACGGTCGTCAGCGACGGCACGCAGGTCTGGAGCTACGACTCCGAGGAAAACATCGCCACCCGCCTGAGTCTGCCTGACCATGCGGACATGGAAAGCCCACACGGAGCTGTCCCCTCCGACCCCGCCACCATGGCCAAACGGCTGGTCGAGTTCGCGGGCAAGGCCAGCACGGTGTCCGTGGACGGCACGGCAACAGTCGCGGGGCGTGCCGCTTACGAACTCGTGCTCACCCCGAAGCCCACCGAGAAGACGCTGCTCCGGGAGGCTCGCATCGCCGTGGACGCCGAGAACCGGCTGCCGCTACGAGTATCGGTGTTCACCCACGGCACTGCGGAACCCGTGGTCTCCCTGGGCTTCACCGAGATCGATTTCGGCGGGCAGGCCCCTGACCTGTTCAGCTTCACTCCACCTGCGGGCGCAGAAGTGGCCGACATCGAACCGCGAGCGCGCAATCGCGGGGAGAAGCCTTTCGACGACGCTCACGTCGTCGGTGAAGGGTGGGACAGTGTCATGGTGGCGCGGGTGACCGCCGACACCAGAAGCGAGCTGGCCGACGCCAGGACACACGACTTGCTTTCCCGTATCGGCACGAGGGTGAACGGCGAATACGGCGAGGGCTACCTCGTCAAAACCCGGGCTGTCACCGCCCTCCTCACCGACGACGGAAGGATCGCTGTGGGCGCTGTGCCCGAGAAGGTCCTGAGCGATGCGCTTTCCAGGAGCGGTAGGTGA
- a CDS encoding response regulator transcription factor, giving the protein MRPRVLVVDDEAGMRKALQRGLTAEGMDVVLAAEGPTALRLARTRSFDVLLLDIMLPGLSGYRVLQQLRAEGVGTPVLLVSAKDGEIDQADGLDLGADGYVVKPFSFVVLVAQIKAVLRRASKGHRGPLRIGALTIDRAKREVRWHDQPVPLSPREFALLDTLAGRVGTVVPKEDLLREVWGDEQAATRNVVEVYVGYVRRKLEAAGANAFVRTVRGHGYVVSEPEAEPVVPVRT; this is encoded by the coding sequence GTGAGACCTCGGGTTTTGGTTGTCGATGACGAAGCTGGGATGCGCAAGGCCCTGCAACGCGGACTGACGGCCGAAGGGATGGACGTCGTCCTGGCAGCAGAAGGGCCGACGGCGTTGCGGCTGGCGCGGACCCGGTCGTTCGACGTGCTTCTGCTGGACATCATGCTTCCTGGACTGTCCGGCTACCGAGTGCTCCAACAGCTTCGCGCGGAGGGAGTCGGCACACCGGTGCTGCTCGTTTCCGCCAAGGACGGCGAGATCGACCAGGCGGACGGCCTCGACCTGGGAGCCGACGGCTACGTGGTGAAACCGTTCTCCTTCGTCGTACTGGTCGCTCAGATCAAGGCTGTGCTGCGCAGGGCGTCGAAAGGGCACCGCGGTCCTCTGCGGATCGGAGCGCTCACCATCGACAGAGCGAAGCGCGAGGTGCGCTGGCACGACCAGCCGGTGCCGCTGTCGCCGAGGGAGTTCGCCCTTCTGGACACTCTCGCGGGACGCGTGGGCACGGTGGTGCCGAAGGAGGACCTTCTGAGGGAGGTCTGGGGCGACGAGCAGGCTGCCACGCGCAACGTGGTCGAGGTCTATGTCGGGTACGTGCGGCGCAAGCTCGAGGCCGCGGGAGCGAACGCGTTCGTCAGGACGGTGCGCGGGCACGGCTACGTCGTGTCGGAGCCGGAAGCCGAACCCGTGGTCCCCGTGCGGACGTGA
- a CDS encoding ABC transporter permease, whose amino-acid sequence MALTAGGLSPRSGVRRASAIGALAALPVAFLGLFFAWPVVAIIRLGFTEGGVAEALADPSTWRLAGFTVAQALGATVVALIAGFPLAFVLARVRLPGITVVRTLVLVPFVLPAVVVGLAFRALWPDGGVLSIMVANAFFNVAVVARTVGGLWAHLDRRVEDAARSLGASRFRAFRTVTLPALLPAVSASAAVVFLFCATSFGVVLMLGGNRYRTLETEIYLRTVDLLDLPGAAALSLVQLLAVVASLGVGAVARRRNEHAAQLRSARHSARRPEGGEWAVVAVSALVLGLLLTPIVALLLRSVSGRQGWTLDGYRALSGAGQDGALNVTGWDAALNSLRTASDATMLALVVGIIAAVTVVVLRRSPSRGARTAGEITDAALMLPLGVSAVTVGFGYLVTLGDLPWDLRTSPLLIPFAQALVIIPMVVRLILPVLRSVDERLRQAAATLGASPVRVWREVDFPLVARSLIAAAAFGYVVALGEFGATSFLARPDKPTLPVAVADLINRPGELNHLMAYAGCVLLMVVTVIVAAVIESVRAPHARLGEF is encoded by the coding sequence ATGGCGCTCACTGCTGGAGGGCTGAGCCCGCGGTCCGGCGTGCGGCGGGCGTCGGCGATCGGCGCGCTGGCCGCCCTGCCGGTCGCGTTCCTCGGGCTGTTCTTCGCCTGGCCCGTCGTCGCGATCATCCGCCTCGGTTTCACCGAAGGCGGAGTTGCCGAGGCGCTCGCCGACCCTTCGACGTGGCGACTCGCCGGTTTCACGGTCGCGCAGGCACTGGGCGCCACCGTGGTCGCCTTGATCGCCGGGTTCCCGCTGGCTTTCGTCCTCGCGAGAGTGCGGCTCCCCGGGATCACCGTGGTGCGCACGCTCGTGCTGGTGCCCTTCGTCCTGCCCGCTGTCGTGGTCGGGCTGGCGTTCCGCGCGCTGTGGCCGGACGGCGGCGTGCTCAGCATCATGGTCGCCAACGCCTTCTTCAACGTCGCCGTCGTGGCTCGCACCGTCGGTGGCCTCTGGGCTCACCTCGACCGGCGGGTCGAGGACGCGGCCCGATCACTCGGAGCATCCCGGTTCAGGGCGTTCCGCACCGTGACGTTGCCCGCGCTCCTCCCTGCGGTGTCGGCGTCGGCGGCCGTGGTGTTCCTGTTCTGCGCCACGAGCTTCGGTGTGGTGCTGATGTTGGGAGGCAATCGCTACCGCACCTTGGAGACCGAGATCTACCTCCGCACGGTGGATCTGCTCGATCTCCCCGGCGCGGCGGCGCTTTCACTGGTGCAACTCCTGGCCGTTGTCGCCTCGCTCGGCGTCGGCGCGGTGGCCCGCCGCCGCAACGAACACGCGGCGCAGCTTCGTTCGGCGCGGCACTCGGCTCGCAGACCGGAGGGCGGCGAGTGGGCTGTGGTGGCAGTCTCGGCGCTGGTGCTCGGTCTGTTGCTGACCCCGATCGTCGCGTTGCTTCTTCGCTCAGTGTCGGGACGGCAGGGCTGGACCCTCGACGGATACCGGGCACTGTCCGGAGCGGGGCAGGACGGCGCGTTGAACGTCACAGGATGGGATGCCGCGCTCAACTCGCTCCGCACGGCATCCGATGCCACGATGCTCGCCCTCGTGGTGGGGATAATCGCGGCGGTCACCGTCGTCGTACTGCGCCGCTCACCGAGCAGGGGCGCCAGGACCGCGGGTGAGATCACCGACGCGGCCCTGATGCTGCCCCTCGGGGTGTCGGCGGTGACCGTCGGGTTCGGCTATCTGGTGACGCTCGGTGATCTGCCGTGGGATTTGCGGACCTCGCCGCTCCTGATCCCCTTCGCGCAGGCTCTGGTGATCATTCCTATGGTCGTTCGGCTCATCCTGCCGGTGCTGCGTTCGGTGGACGAACGCCTGCGTCAGGCAGCGGCGACGCTGGGCGCGAGCCCTGTGCGCGTGTGGCGGGAAGTGGATTTCCCGCTGGTGGCGCGGTCGTTGATCGCGGCAGCGGCGTTCGGGTACGTCGTGGCGCTCGGGGAGTTCGGCGCCACCAGTTTCCTGGCTCGCCCTGACAAGCCCACGCTGCCGGTCGCTGTCGCGGACCTCATCAACCGGCCGGGCGAGCTGAACCATTTGATGGCGTACGCGGGCTGCGTGCTGCTGATGGTGGTCACGGTGATCGTGGCGGCAGTGATCGAGAGCGTGCGTGCTCCGCATGCGCGGCTGGGAGAATTCTGA